The Pseudophryne corroboree isolate aPseCor3 chromosome 2, aPseCor3.hap2, whole genome shotgun sequence genome has a segment encoding these proteins:
- the LOC135001528 gene encoding serine/arginine repetitive matrix protein 1-like, with protein MSKDKQTRSAPSPTPSDLSLHSNEEWEPTQEADTTDQACSDQPRSSRAHEKFKKKPSRKARSQPEEQSEEEASGEDAGPKKPRGPRYTEAENCTLVDCVDRSYDVLYEPRAQTTAARTKRSIWESIASQVTAISGNRRSTRNCLKRYSDCRRQTKKKMGIQRRHETATGGGPALNLKWLPWEDVIRRRMNPAMVEGVRGGVDSSRPAGFPEEEEPPRRRKKAGDKPSKRRSDDRPAQRTSPARRTSPAHGPSPVQQASAAARGPSPAPQASGAHRSSPVRHSSSSRSLSPVHQTTSARRLSPVRQTSAHRTSPVRQTPSATTPQDGRQTSAPARRPSPDRRLSRSSGTVTEEPQDTTLVDPSPDLFESTGLTDETFLGFEDSRAEVSSQTLGKSSETRTSEAPGAAASQDGEVVPRTSSGLASGIGSYFRPDLLLQDLSEDEEVEVQEDAVATSLCE; from the exons atgtcaaaggacaagcagacccgatccgccccttcccccaccccctcggatctatccctgcatagcaacgaggagtgggagccaacccaggaggcggatacgaccgaccaggcatgtagtgaccagccgcggtcgtcaagggcccatgagaagttcaagaaaaagcctagtagaaag gcaagaagccagccagaggagcagtcggaggaggaagcctctggtgaagatgcaggaccgaaaaagccgcgtggacccagatacactgaggcggaaaactgtaccctagtggattgcgttgacaggtcctacgacgttttgtatgaaccaagggcacagaccacagcagctaggacaaagcgaagcatctgggaatccattgcgagtcaagtcactgcaatatctggaaaccgccggagcaccagaaattgcttgaagcggtacagtgattgccgcagacagaccaagaagaagatggggattcagcgccgacatgagacagctacgggaggtggcccggctctcaacctgaagtggctaccctgggaggatgttattagaaggcgcatgaaccctgccatggtcgaaggagttcgcggaggtgtggactctagccgtcctgctggctttcccgaggaggaagaaccgcccagaagacggaagaaggcgggagataagccgtccaaaaggaggtctgatg acaggcctgcccagaggacatcacctgcgcgcaggacatcgccagcgcacggaccatcacctgtgcagcaggcatcggcagcagcgcgcggaccatcacctgcgccgcaagcatcgggagcgcacagatcgtcacctgtgcgccacagttcgtcatcgcgcagtttgtcacctgtgcaccagacgacgtcagcgcgcagactatcacctgtgcgccagacatcagcgcacagaacttcacctgtgcgccagacaccgtcggcgaccacaccacaagatgggcgccaaacatcagctcctgcgcgcaggccatcaccagatcgtcgtctctccaggagctctgggactgtgactgaagagcctcaagacacaacccttgtggacccatcacccgatctgtttgagtctacagggttaacagacgagacttttcttgggtttgaggacagccgtgcagaagtatccagccagacccttggaaAGTCTTCGGAaacgaggacaagtgaagctcctggagcagcggcatcacaggatggagaag tggtgccacggaccagcagcggactagcttcggggattggttcctacttcaggccggatctcctcctacaggatTTGTCAGAGGATGAagaggtggaagtgcaggaggatgcagttgctacatccctgtgtgagtaa